TGTCGGCGCTCGTCTTCTGTCTCGGTTcgtcctctcttttccctcatctcaactttattttcttgtttcatttctctctcgTGCTTGTCAGCAGTTTGTAAACTGGTGTTTGTTCCAGTGTCAGATGGATTGGTTAtagtttgttgtggttttgaatcTATATGCGCAATTTTTACTCTTTTTGGCTTTACAGGGGCAGTCTTCACTGAAATTGACTTTTTACCTCCAAATTTCTGGCATGCTTCATTAAAGTTTATAGGACTTTCATCACTTTCATTCATATTATCTTTAACAGGGTTTTGTTCGTGAGGGGGTTTCATTTCTGCTGTGGAACTCATCTCTTCTGGTttgttaaaagtatttttattggTGTTCTCAAATGAGCCTTGGAACTGACTCGTTTTCTGAGATATCTGAATAGCTTCACCTTTATAATTTCCTGAATATGACCCTGTGTCTGCACCACTATTTTTTTTGGACTGGTGTTTCATGTGTCCATCGCTACAAGAAGCTGATGTTGTCAGTGGTTGAGCTACAGTTTCTTCTTTGGATTGCCCCTTTATTTCAGATCTtgcagcatttgtttgtgttgcctcaGGATTTATAGCTTTGGTTGATCGATCAtctatttgtttcactttcagatGCTCTGGTTTTGGTGGGATGGCTGGTTTCACACCAACAGGTCTTTTGCTCTTCTCTGAGACAGCAGTTGTTGCTGGTTTATTTTGGAGCTTTGCGTTCACCACAGTCACTTGCTCTTCGGAGTCCTCTTGTCTCAAGTGAACATGAGTTGAGCTGGATTCAGTCAAAGGGCAAGGCTCCTCAGTGATGGGCTTCTGAACAGATGCCTTGGATTTGTCTTTGTGAGATCTGGAGGAGTTTTTATATATCATAGCTGCTTTGAAATCACCTCTTGTGACATTAATGTTGGATCTCTCCAAGGAAGCCAAAGCTTGTTGAAGTTTACCATGAAAAACgacttcatcttcctcttgttGTTCACGTTGTGTGTCCGAACAATCAGCAATGGATTCAAAGTTTTTCTGGACCACATTGGTGTATTTTTGACCCTGTTTGCTGCGGGTTTCAGTAGTTTGCACCTCTTCAGAATTACTGCCATCATGACACATCTCTGTATTTTTGTCTGAAGTGAAGTCGGAGGCTGATGGAACTTCTTCCATCTTTGGTTCAGAGTCCACTTTTTGGTCCTCATTGTCTCGACATAATTCTTTGACGTCACCGCCCATAACTGAGACAATGGGTTTCCCGGACGACTGTTGAACAACACATTTCCGTTTGTTTTGTGACGAGTGATACAAATATTTGGCCTCTATCGTGGCCTGCTGAAGGCTGTGGATTGCAGTTTGGAGGTTTGAGATTTCATTGCTGTTGTCTACCACTCCCACTATCTGAGCTTGGTGGAGCCTATCATCCTCCTGTGTCTCAAGATGTTGATAAGACCCCTGAGGTGCAGTTGGGAAATTACAAACTTCTTCTTGCGCTTGGCCACCACACTCCAGAATGTTATCTTTTCTTTGCCCGGGCGTAAGTACCCCAATGTTGGATTCTTTACAGGATTGGCTCTTTCCAAGTGGCACATTCTGACCTGTACATGTGTGAGAAATGGTGGTAGATGGAGCACGATTCTCACGGATATTTTGCTTTGCTTGGCTTTGCCGATCTACAGAGAACATGCTTTTCAGTCTCTTTACATCCACTGGGACCCAATCTATAGAACTCTCCTCTGCATGATCACCTCCCTGTTCATaatgaagctgtgtgttttgttcagcCAGAGTCTGGTTCTGATCAACTTCTTGTTCCTGCTCTATTGGCTCAGCCTGAAGAGTTTTCAAATACTCCAGATCTCCCTTTTCAATGCAACTCTTGAACAGTTGAACGTTCCCTTTTACTGTGACCTCAGGCCTGGTTGATCCGGTGCAGGTTTGGTCTTGAGAATTTTCTAGAAGGGAGCTTATGGTCGATTCAATGATGCCTTTTCTTAGTCCttgattttctgtttcacttATATGAATCTCCTTTGTTTCGGGTTCATCAAACTCCGCAGCATGTCTTGGTGGAGCTGTGTAACTTTTCACATCTTCCTCATCAACATAATTGTAGAGGGAGTAAACCATGACGTTAGCACATTTGTTGGCATCCTCCTGAATGATCACTCCTTTCCTCAGAGAGTTGTCCTGATGGAGAATGTCCTCAACGAGCTGAACTACATTGGCGGTTTTAAACTCTGTGTCTTGGCTAGTAGTGAACTGATCCTGGTGCACAGGTACATTCACCACTGTggcctccatccatccttttcTATCCTCCTTTAGGTAAGTGATGTGAGGCTTTAGGTTTGCTCGTGGTAGCAGCTGGACAATGAAGTTTTGTGCACCGCCTTCAGCCAATTCATTATAGTTTATCTCAGGGCCACTCTCTGAAAGTGTGAATTTAGCCTTTTTCGCTAGCATTGTCTCATTCACCTCAATGATTGATCCATCTGAATGTAGGGCATTAACGCGATAAAGGGAATTTAGAGTTTCCCTGATGTTCTCCACCATCGTCTCAATTTCGTCCTTGTTCTGATGCCTAATTTTGTCAAATGGCATTGATTCAAACAGATGGGCTCGGTCCTTGACATTACTTATGGGGGGCTCCCCAGATGCTTTGCTGGGATTTGCTGGGATTTGGGATTTTGATGGATTTTCTCTGTCTATGTTTGTGGAGATAAAtgggttgttttttaaaagagctGCACCCGTTTTGATAATTTCCTCAAATTCCCCTTGAACTGTTGGACTTGTAGGGTCATTGTCAAAGGCTGCTTCATTAGTATAAACGTCTTCACCACCAGAAAACTTAAGTCCAGTGCTTTCACTTACAACATGAACACATGGCCCTTGTTTATGTGGCTGATCTGTGAAATCAAGacctttgttttcactgtgtacGTTCTCTTTGCAACTCATTTCAaactcttgtttttgttttcggACTGGCCCTCTCTCTTCCCCAAAAATAGAAGCTTGCCCTCGGAACCTATTATCAGGATTTGGCCTTGATGTTTTCACAGACTGTCTCTCAAATATCCTCCTGGAAGCCTGCACATCTATTCttatcatctcctcctcacactctcTGTCAGGATCTGGACTAGAACCAAATGTTTTGTAATCCTGCACAATCCCTTTAACACTTTCATGACATGGCCTCTCTTCATGCTCCTCAAACACAGCGGATGTTTTGCCGACAAAACCCTCACCCACTTTTCCGTCTGCCATGTGCGTCTTGGGGGTGTGAGGAGATACTTTGTTACTCAAGGCACAGTTCTCAAATATCAAGCATCTTGAGAAGACCTCTCCTTCATATCCAGTTTCACCAGCTGTCACCCCAGACTCCGAGCTTAAGACCTCAGCAAGCTCATCGTCAACGGCTTCATCCAGCATCTTCAGCTCAGGGTGGGTGTGCTTCATGAGTCTCTTCAGCTCACATTTCTGCCGCTGCTGGTGTAACTTTTCTTTGGAAATTTGGGCTGGCATTGATTTTTGGGAACGTTCCTCAGAACTGTCTGCTGGTCCTGGCTGATGTCTGGGtaaaggaggtggaggatggtCATCTTTTCTTTGTTGGGGGTCTTCGGCCATCTTAGAAGAACAAAGTAACAGTCTCATCGTGGGGGCATTTTTAACGTAAATCCAATGAAAACCATGCCCCGAGTGTGCGCACATGCAACCAGAGCCATTTGTTACCTTCCAAACCATGCTGGTTCACTTGCTGTCCATAATCCAGGTGTCAGTGGGTTAGCTGAACTCCAAAGCAACAAATGCAACCACAGggatgaatacaaataaaaacacatggaatAAATGGCATCCAATATCTGTTTCTTTCCCTCATTCAAGAACagcaataataattataacatttttatgttattgCGTTAATGCAAATTCAAAGCACACCATCATGCATGTCTGGTGAAATCCTTACCTTGGTTATCTTCACTCTTTTCCCAGATTCAGGAGATCGATCTTGTGCCTGAATGGAAACAATAATTATTCCAGGTCAAGTTAACCTTAAATGAACGTTTGAAGTTTCCTTCTTCTGTTGTGTTATATAACGCTTAGCTTCTTTATCTCGTATAAAAGCATAATAACCCTGAATTTATGTTTCAAGCAAATCTGATATATGAACCATAGATTGTGTATACAGTTAGTCaaaatgacagctccccaaaagtgaagccaaagcatcttgatcaacccctggtggctggctgcagtgtaggtcataaaccccacctcctccatgttagtggatgggacatggaccaaactaaaaattcaaaatacacatcaaataaatagttaattagtcatttgatgCATAAATAAGGGGttaaatgtcatgattgacagctaagactgattTTCGATTGGTCGACTGCGCAAAACCAAAACCTGGCTagatgtgcaagatggcagcattcttatccaaaatattttggcttaatttctggatagtgggaggaagtggagatccCTATTTATCTATGATGTGAAGATGTGATTGAGAAGACAGGTGTTTACCAGTTTTGGCTCTTGTGGTGCCACCTTTGATAGATAGAGGGCAGACAACACTTTGACGGACAGTTTCTCCTTGGATTGGAAGGAGCTGTCTCTGAAGTCTGCAACCGACCTCTTTTCATCTGCAAAGACACCAGACACAGCAGGTTCCATTGAAAAATCAAGTCCTGTGATATGTGCCGTCAAATCCTGTTATGTCAGCTTCACACATGATACCTTCAGTAGTGATGAAGTTTGAATAAACAACGGTGCATTCATGACAATagcaaagaaaaactgattctccagttcagggttctgcgtaTAGAGATTTGAATAAACGGgggaacagctctttgtgcagcagcggtggcgaggcttcagaaagaaaacatcccattccaaacagacagcttaagaacgggcactgcactactGGGATTTAAAGAGAAGAATAGTTGCCACTTTGTTTACTGGGGAAGATTAGTTGTTAAAAATACAGCTGCCGTATGTCAAAATCAAGATTATTTTTGTCACAACATCCCGTGACTGAGAGAATTTAAAAACGTAATGCTGATTTTAATAGCGCACAGCTTTCTACGCTCACGTCCATATCACCAGTGTTTGTTGATAGTTATCACCAGTAGTCACTCTCTCTTAGCTTATATTTAACAGCTGCCATGTGGTCCAGTTATAAATGTAGCACTTAGAGATACCTGACTCCAATGACACACACCGAGAGTTAAAGGACACACGAGTCACAGCCAGAGTTGACGAAAgtaaagaaaagcaaaagtaaactttttaactttgttggTAGAGATACAGAAGCCCACCAGCAGCTGCCACTCAGgaaaacacagcacaacagAAAACCATGTGCGAACAATACGACCTGTTTCTAATCAGCTGATGTATTATTCTATGAAAATCCTGTACTCACAGACTCCACTTCCCCGTGTTCTGCCCGTCTTCTTATctcctttctgtgttttgttctaACTGATGTTGTTGCCGTTGGTTCGTCCGGTAACgcagcctctccctctctctccctctctctctctctctctctctctctctctctctctctctctctctctctcagtctcattCCTGACAGCTGACCCCTTCACCCTTCTGCACTTATTCAGGACTCGTAGCACGCCGGCTATTTCCGTCCCGCGCTGCACTGACCTACTCTGGGCCCACACCAGGCCGAGTCAATCACGGCTTCTCGCAAAGTCACTGTGCTGACGAGAGCCATCTCCATTTCATCACTTCCCTTTTCATTCTCGTCGTCAACTCAGCTTTGACCTGAGTCACAGGTTCTCAGGCACACGCAGCTTTCCAGGGAAGGTTTACCAGggaactgatttttattttttatttgctgttgtgatggaccaaaaatctaaaatatttgGGTAATATGTTATTTTATAGGTTATTAATTCCCTGATCTTTTCCTGGTATATTCATTACCTCCaaaaaggaggttatgtttttgttcgcggctgtttgttagcaggatttcgcaaaacaactgaaccaatttccatgaaattttgtggaggcttgaggaacccattaaactttgatatgaatccaggatttttaattttttaattttttattattcatctcTCTTTGAACCGTAATTCTGAAAATTATTTTCGCCTCATCCCGGCCTTGTGGTCATGATGCCAGTTTCAGTTCCCACACAAACTTGATGTTTTTGATGGCGGAGGAAATACAGTTGCACTCACCAGCTTGAGAGGCTGCAATTCTTTCGAAATCAATCCCCCC
This portion of the Hippoglossus stenolepis isolate QCI-W04-F060 chromosome 19, HSTE1.2, whole genome shotgun sequence genome encodes:
- the LOC118098464 gene encoding LIM domain-containing protein, giving the protein MDDGGLYDAGNGGTAGEEQVGAAGGRAVAEARRISITACCCYHGYSDMWANCRCRADNSEAQLETLGEESVLFVMDWKSNLRRTQSLKSVSSSCDKPTRTEAGLQDKITSVSQLVSRYQTTKEVSASTQAPSVNNGEVKLKQVFKEITPSLVESREIYPASQTKRSYEGERSQAKPGLTPSRSMGSLQNGAGSIEALKARFESTQDNTATQARVKSGFRAAEFTSPYKAEGITPLMNGEAEEVKRLAEEQTTRNPPVNDTDAKEDHVTRKKGDKKTGRTRGSGVYEKRSVADFRDSSFQSKEKLSVKVLSALYLSKVAPQEPKLAQDRSPESGKRVKITKMAEDPQQRKDDHPPPPLPRHQPGPADSSEERSQKSMPAQISKEKLHQQRQKCELKRLMKHTHPELKMLDEAVDDELAEVLSSESGVTAGETGYEGEVFSRCLIFENCALSNKVSPHTPKTHMADGKVGEGFVGKTSAVFEEHEERPCHESVKGIVQDYKTFGSSPDPDRECEEEMIRIDVQASRRIFERQSVKTSRPNPDNRFRGQASIFGEERGPVRKQKQEFEMSCKENVHSENKGLDFTDQPHKQGPCVHVVSESTGLKFSGGEDVYTNEAAFDNDPTSPTVQGEFEEIIKTGAALLKNNPFISTNIDRENPSKSQIPANPSKASGEPPISNVKDRAHLFESMPFDKIRHQNKDEIETMVENIRETLNSLYRVNALHSDGSIIEVNETMLAKKAKFTLSESGPEINYNELAEGGAQNFIVQLLPRANLKPHITYLKEDRKGWMEATVVNVPVHQDQFTTSQDTEFKTANVVQLVEDILHQDNSLRKGVIIQEDANKCANVMVYSLYNYVDEEDVKSYTAPPRHAAEFDEPETKEIHISETENQGLRKGIIESTISSLLENSQDQTCTGSTRPEVTVKGNVQLFKSCIEKGDLEYLKTLQAEPIEQEQEVDQNQTLAEQNTQLHYEQGGDHAEESSIDWVPVDVKRLKSMFSVDRQSQAKQNIRENRAPSTTISHTCTGQNVPLGKSQSCKESNIGVLTPGQRKDNILECGGQAQEEVCNFPTAPQGSYQHLETQEDDRLHQAQIVGVVDNSNEISNLQTAIHSLQQATIEAKYLYHSSQNKRKCVVQQSSGKPIVSVMGGDVKELCRDNEDQKVDSEPKMEEVPSASDFTSDKNTEMCHDGSNSEEVQTTETRSKQGQKYTNVVQKNFESIADCSDTQREQQEEDEVVFHGKLQQALASLERSNINVTRGDFKAAMIYKNSSRSHKDKSKASVQKPITEEPCPLTESSSTHVHLRQEDSEEQVTVVNAKLQNKPATTAVSEKSKRPVGVKPAIPPKPEHLKVKQIDDRSTKAINPEATQTNAARSEIKGQSKEETVAQPLTTSASCSDGHMKHQSKKNSGADTGSYSGNYKGEAIQISQKTSQFQGSFENTNKNTFNKPEEMSSTAEMKPPHEQNPVKDNMNESDESPINFNEACQKFGGKKSISVKTAPVKPKRVKIAHIDSKPQQTITNPSDTGTNTSLQTADKHEREMKQENKVEMREKRGRTETEDERRQRLSVHMDEIVRGNMTAAMDIFDNLRKQEELQSILSRVEDIEQDTSEVDVRSLRSVFEDVPDWVVSSDKKKLKKVKVEHKEEKSPLKDDPQSKSSMAHIFGDLERASEEIMTLKEQTIAKLLDIEEAIKKALYSVSTLKSDSDIAGLSCLFKESLGTMQGAPSTGNISKISIGSSRTKLPQAQENPTTKESPTGQGASNAEASSKQQASPPYSPAFISIQSATRKMDKTDVVPAETTICPTCQQSPKSEEKFRTTKTLTCNSPAQNRKMDPRKRGQKQPSHSPLDPKRELSVLEVQTDHEGKSIIGTKTIKENYEQTDDFGNRIYSSTTSTVVTTQPETMTSSTGPAVVSPTTCQVTTYPEVRLPINHERLKSTFYHQFQPTCREMCSACLKPVYPMEKINADKYIFHKTCFVCKQCKKKLSMYNYTPLHGEFYCIFHYQQLFRRKGNYDEGFGHVQHKNQWLLRNTAGVVHNESEA